Within the Candidatus Angelobacter sp. genome, the region GAAACGCTGACATTCCAAAGGAGACTGTTCGATCGGTTTGGTTTATTTCGCCACCATCCCGGTGAACGGTAACACGTATGCCTGGAGATAAACCAGGATTCCCACCAGGCACGCCAGCGCAAGGCTGTGAAAAAAAACGTAGCGCAGAATTTTGTCCTCATGGCCATACCAGTTGGTCGCAGTGCTGGCGACGACGATACTTTGCGCGTCCACCATCTTGCCCATGACCCCGCCCGAACTGTTCGCCGCTGCCATTAACACCGGGTTCAATCCCGTCTGCTTCGCGGTGATGGTTTGAAGGCTGCCGAACAAAACGTTTGAAGCAGTGTCGGAGCCGGTCAGCGCGACACCCAGCCAGCCGAGCAACGTGCCGAAGAACGGGTACAGGCTGCCCGTCTTCGCGAGCGCAAGGCCCAGCGTGGCATCGCTGCCGGAATATCGTGTCACGTACCCCAGGGCCAGCATGGCGGCGATGGTCATGAGGGAAAAGCGCACACGAGCGAGTGTTTTCCAATAGGTTTGGGCGATTTCTTTTGCGCCGAAGCCCATTATGAACCCGGCAATGATCGCGGACACCAGAATCCCCGTGCCGGTTGCCGAAAGCCAGTTCAGCGTGAACTCCGCCTCCTCAGGTCTTGTCGGTTTGTCGGGCGCTGGTGCCGGGGCGACCGGCGGTGTGCGGATGACCACGTTGTGCAGTCCAGCGACCGCGAACTTTGGCGCCGAGAGGTGGTTGAGGGATTTTTTTATCTGCGGCACACCCCAGAGGAACACTGTCAGACTGAGCAACACCCACGGCGTCCACGCCCTGGCGAGTTCACCACGACTGTGGTTCGTCACATGTGGAGCAACGGAGCCGACGTTGTGTTCGGCGGAACGCCACTTGTCCCCGGGTTGCCAGAATCTCAGCAGCACGCCGACGGCAGCCATCGACGAAATTGCGGCAACGATGTCCACCAGCCAGGGACCGTGAAAGTTGGAAACCAGGAATTGCGGAATGGCGAACGCCGCGCCGGCCGTCAGGGCCGCGGGCCAGACGCCAAGCATTCCGCGGAATCCGGCGAAAGCCCAGACGACCCAGAACGGCACGACGAGTGAGAAGAACGGCAATTGCCGGCCGACCATGGCCGACAGCTTTTGCAGATCGAGACCGGTCACACCGCTCAACGCGATGACGGGCGTGCCCAGCGCACCGAACGCCACCGGCGCGGTGTTCGCAATAAGCGAAAGGCCGGACGCTTGAAGTGGTTTGAAGCCGAGTTGCATCAGAATCGCGGCCGTGACCGCGACCGGCGTTCCGAAGCCGGCCGCGCCCTCGAAGAATGCGCCGAATGAAAATGCGATCAGGATGACTTGAATGCGCGGGTCTGGGGCGAACGAACCGAGGCTGTTTCTCAACACGTCGAACAATCCCTTCTTCACCGTGAGCTGATAGAGGAAAATAAGATTAAGGATGATCCAGCCGATGGGAAACAGGCCGTACGCCGCGCCGTACACCATCGTGGCGCCGGCGGCCGTTGCAGGCATGTGATAAACAAACAGGGCGACGGCCAAAGCGACCGCGAGTCCGAGCAGGGCCGAATAGTGAATGCGGATGCGAAAAAGGGCGATGGCGCCCAGGAGCACTACGACCGGAAGCGCGGCAACGGTTGTGGAAAGGAGGGTGTTTCCGAGCGGATCATAGTTCTGCAGCCAGTGTTCCATGCGCGATGGTGGTGTGGAGAGGGAAAATGGAATTCACCAAAAAGTCCAGTCGCGTTTCCGAATTCGTCGAACCGGGTCGTCCACAGTGCGCAACGGCGCGTCAGGAAATTGCTCTACCGGTTGCGATTGACGCTTGAAGCGATCCAGTCGAGGTAGCGCTTGTTGCCTCCCATGATGGGCAGCACAATAAACTCCGGCGTGTCGTAAGGATGTTTGGCGACTACAAGCTTTTCCAACGCCTTGATTTTCGTCTTGGTTGTTTTGAAAATGATCAACACTTCGCTGCTCGACTCGATTTTGCCCAGCCACCAGTAGTGCGATTCGATTTTTGGAACCAGATTGGCGCAGGCAATGAGATCGGATTTTAGGGCCGCTCTTGAAAGTTCTCGGGCGGTGCCTTGATCGGGCGCAGTGACAAAAACCGTGAAGAATCGCGCGTTTGATTTCATTGCAGTAGGTAAAACTTCGGGCAATTAACAGGGTCAATGCACGTCGGCGCCGCTCTTCAGGTGTGGTTTTAATAATCCGATGGCATTGCGCTCCTCCGGGTCGAGCTGATCGAAAAGACAGTTCTCCCGCAAATCGAAGGAACGACGTGGTCGGCCATCCGGCGTGGTGTGGTCGCTGCCATTGTGGAAGCACCAGCCGGCAGCGCCGCCGGCGATGGCTCCACGCAGATCGGCCACGAAATCCTCTGCTTTCGGATTCCATTTGGCGTAGCCGCGGCGAAACGGTTCCTGATAGTGAACGGGAACAACCCGGCCGAGGTCCCTCATCCAGTCCAGGTATTCGCGCGTCTTTGCTTCGGTCTGCGATGGCGATTGCGCATCGCGCGGCCGGTGCGGCGAAACGAAATCCACGCGCGCAGTCCGCAGATAGTCGCCGAGTTCATCCCGGCTAATGTCACCGCCGTGAGAGGCCGTGACGAGGAGAGCAGGATCAAGTCGGCGGGCCAGCTCGCGCAATTGCTTCAAGTCGTCGATGCTCGTAAAGCGTGCGTCCCGGATGTTTCGCTCGTTGCTGAGGTCG harbors:
- a CDS encoding L-lactate permease translates to MEHWLQNYDPLGNTLLSTTVAALPVVVLLGAIALFRIRIHYSALLGLAVALAVALFVYHMPATAAGATMVYGAAYGLFPIGWIILNLIFLYQLTVKKGLFDVLRNSLGSFAPDPRIQVILIAFSFGAFFEGAAGFGTPVAVTAAILMQLGFKPLQASGLSLIANTAPVAFGALGTPVIALSGVTGLDLQKLSAMVGRQLPFFSLVVPFWVVWAFAGFRGMLGVWPAALTAGAAFAIPQFLVSNFHGPWLVDIVAAISSMAAVGVLLRFWQPGDKWRSAEHNVGSVAPHVTNHSRGELARAWTPWVLLSLTVFLWGVPQIKKSLNHLSAPKFAVAGLHNVVIRTPPVAPAPAPDKPTRPEEAEFTLNWLSATGTGILVSAIIAGFIMGFGAKEIAQTYWKTLARVRFSLMTIAAMLALGYVTRYSGSDATLGLALAKTGSLYPFFGTLLGWLGVALTGSDTASNVLFGSLQTITAKQTGLNPVLMAAANSSGGVMGKMVDAQSIVVASTATNWYGHEDKILRYVFFHSLALACLVGILVYLQAYVLPFTGMVAK
- the cutA gene encoding divalent-cation tolerance protein CutA yields the protein MKSNARFFTVFVTAPDQGTARELSRAALKSDLIACANLVPKIESHYWWLGKIESSSEVLIIFKTTKTKIKALEKLVVAKHPYDTPEFIVLPIMGGNKRYLDWIASSVNRNR